From a region of the Equus przewalskii isolate Varuska chromosome 2, EquPr2, whole genome shotgun sequence genome:
- the RNF186 gene encoding E3 ubiquitin-protein ligase RNF186: MACTEVPQQPAPQQPQPLSTEATTTNATGSAGGHRGSWDSDLECLVCREPYSCVRLPKLLGCQHSFCAICLKLLLCVQDDTWSITCPLCRKATAVPGGLICSLRNQEAVMGLLDRPCPEVRLCPQGLVDPATLAAGHLSLAGEDGQDVANANRVAARRLAAQLLLLVLLITLILPFIYPGITKWVFISIIILAFLMLTLFCCHSSSQASYWPSSRTLFCTGQKHGEIAYIA, encoded by the coding sequence ATGGCCTGCACTGAGGTCCCGCAGCAGCCAGCCCcgcagcagccccagcccctctccacaGAAGCCACCACCACCAACGCCACAGGCTCTGCTGGGGGTCATCGTGGTTCCTGGGACAGCGACCTGGAGTGCCTGGTGTGCCGGGAGCCCTATAGCTGTGTCCGGCTGCCCAAGCTACTGGGCTGCCAGCACTCCTTCTGCGCCATCTGCCTGAAGCTCCTGCTGTGCGTGCAGGATGACACCTGGTCCATCACCTGCCCACTGTGCCGCAAGGCCACCGCTGTCCCCGGGGGCCTCATCTGCAGCCTGCGTAACCAGGAGGCCGTGATGGGGCTGCTGGACCGGCCATGCCCGGAGGTGCGGCTCTGTCCTCAGGGGCTGGTGGATCCTGCCACCTTGGCAGCAGGGCACCTCAGCTTGGCGGGGGAGGATGGGCAGGACGTGGCAAATGCCAATCGCGTGGCGGCCCGGCGCCTGGCAGCACAGCTGCTCCTACTGGTCTTGCTCATCACCCTCATCCTGCCCTTTATCTACCCGGGCATCACCAAGTGGGTGTTCATCTCCATCATCATCCTGGCCTTCCTGATGCTCACCCTCTTCTGCTGTCACTCCAGCAGCCAGGCCAGCTATTGGCCCTCGTCCAGGACCCTCTTCTGCACAGGGCAGAAGCACGGTGAGATCGCTTACATTGCCTGA